In the genome of Massilia sp. UMI-21, the window GGAAGCCGACGGCACCCTGGTCTACCGCGGCCGCGAGCTGATCGAGCGCGAGATCGAGCAGTTCTCGGTGATCGACCACGACGGCGTGATCTTCGGCTGCGCCGCGCTGTACCCCTTCCCCGAAGCGAAGATGGGCGAAATGGCCTGCCTGACGGTGAGCCCGGATTCCCAGACCCAGGGCGACGGCGAGCGCATCCTGAAGCACATCGAGAACCGCGCCAAGGCCGCCGGCCTGACCAAGCTGTTCGTGCTGACCACGCGCACCGCGCACTGGTTCAAGAAGCGCGGCTTCGTCCCGGCCACGGTGGACGACCTGCCCAAGGACCGCCAGCACATGTACAACTGGCAGCGCCGGTCACAGGTTTTCATCAAGACTTTATAATGTCGGTCTGACACGACCCGCTCGATTAACAGGATTACAGGAGTAGACCATGGCCCGCACCGTCCAATGCATCAAACTGAACAAGGAAGCCGAAGGACTGGACTTCCCGCCGGTACCAGGCGAAATGGGCAAGAAGCTGTACCTGTCGGTCTCGAAAGAGGCCTGGCAGGCATGGCTGAAGCACCAGACCATGCTGATCAACGAAAACCGCCTGAACCTGGCGGACGACCGCGCCCGCAAGTACCTGGCGACGCAGATGGAACGTCACTTCTTCGGTGACGGCGCCGCCGACCAGGCGCAGGGTTACGTGCCGCCACCGGCCTAAGGTGTTGTAGGGTGGGCGGGGGAAAATAGTCCAGTGGACTATTTTCCCGCCCACGCGTTCAAATGCCGCATGCATCGCGACGACGCATCGTTTAGTTGAACGCGCGGACAGCAGAGCTGTCCACCCTACGGATTACATCTTCACGCACTGGCGCAACTCGCAGCGCGCCATGAACATCTTGCCGCGCATCGCGCCGTCTTCACAACGCATCCGGTAGATCTCCACCGGCCCCGCCTCCGTCACCAGCCCGGCGCCCTGCCCGCCCGTGCAGCCCTGCTGCCTGGCCATCTTCTCGACCGTCGCCGACGAGACGCCGACCCGGAACGGCACGCGCTCGATCGGCGTGCCGTTCGCATCGAGCAGACCCGGCGCGGCCGGCTTGACCGCAGCCACCGGCGCCGGCGCCGGCGCCATCTTGCTCTTGAACAGCGTGCAGCCGCCCAGCAGGACGGCCACCATGACGACCAGCGACAGTGGCGCGCGCTTCATGCGTCCTCCGCTCAGAAAGTCAGGGTCTTGACGCCGTCGGGCGTCCCCAGCAGGCAGACGTCCGCGCCCGCCTTGGCGAACAGGCCGACGGCGATCACGCCGACGATCTGGTTGATTTTCTCTTCCATCGCGACCGGATCGACGATCGACAGGCCGACCACGTCGATGATCTCGCCGCCGTTGTCGGTGATGAAGGCGTCATCGCTACCCGCCCTGGTGCGCAGGCGCGGCTGGCCGCCCAGTTCCGCCAGCTTGCGCATCACGACGGCGCGCGCCATCGGGATCACTTCCACCGGCAGCGGGAACTTGCCCAGGTTCTCGACCAGCTTCGAACCATCCGCGATGCAGACGAATTTTTTGGCGACCGACGCCACGATCTTCTCGCGCGTCAGGGCCGCGCCGCCGCCCTTGATCATCGCGCCGCTGGCGGTGATCTCGTCGGCGCCGTCGACATAGACCGCCATCGCGCTCACCTCGTTGAGATCGAACACCGGGATGCCATGGCCGCGCAGGCGGCTTGCCGTCGCCTCGGACGAGGCCACGGTACCCTTGATGCGGTCCTTGATGCGGGCCAGTTCGTCGATGAAGAAATTGGCCGTCGAGCCGGTGCCGACGCCGATGATTTCGCCGTCCACCACGTAATCGATCGCGGCGCGCGCCACGGCTTGCTTGAGTTCGTCCTGGGTCATGATGCTGTCAGTGAGAGGTTAGGGGAAATGCGTGGAGAATATAAGGGAAGCCGCCATTTTAGCGGATCGCCCCCGTTCATTCCTCAAAAACGACGCTTCGTCGCACGCATTCATCGGCCGATGCACCATGCCTTGCAAAACTGATATCTCTACAGCACACTAGATGTTTCCGTAGGCCTATTTGAGAGCACAATGAAACTCTTTACCAAGAAGCGGGTGGCGATCGCCGCAGGGGTGATCGTGGTGGGCGGCGCGGCGGCCGCGTGGATGATGCCGAAAGGCGAACCGGAGATTCCGCCATCGAAGTACCGCACCGCGGCGGTCGACGTGGGCGCCATCAACCAGACCGTCACCGCCACCGGCACCATCAACCCGGTTGCGCTGGTGAACGTGGGCTCGCAGGTCTCCGGCACCGTGGTCGAACTGAACGCCGACTTCAATGACCGCGTGCGCAAGGGCCAGGTGCTGCTCAAGCTCGACCCGACCATCTTCAACGCCCAGATCCGCCAGGCCGAAGCCAGCCGCGCATCGAGCCTGGCCAACCTGAGGCTGGCCGAGGCCAACTACCGGCGCAACCAGCAGCTCGTGACGCAGAGCTTCGTCTCCAGCGTGGCGCTGGACGGGAGCCGGCGCGAGATGGACGTCGCCCGCGCCAACGTGCAGCTGGCCGACGCCCAGCTGGCGCGCGCCCAGGCAGACCTGAACAACAGCGTGATCCGCTCGCCGATCGACGGCGTGATCATCAAGCGCACCATCGATCTGGGCCAGACCGTGGCGGCCTCGTTCAACACGCCGAACCTGTTCCAGATCGCGCGCGACCTGACCAAGATGCAGATCGACACCAGCGTCTCGGAAGCCGACGTCGGCTCCCTGAAGGACGGCCTGCCGGCCCGCTTCGTGGTCGACGCCTATCCGGACCGCGAATTCCACGCCACCATGCGCCAGTTCCGCCTGGCCGCCAACGTGGTGCAGAACGTGGTCACCTACAACGTGGTGCTCGACGTCGACAACCGGGACGAGATGCTCAAGCCCGGCATGACGGCCCAGGTGCGCCTGGTGGTGGACAAGCGCGACAAGGTGCTGCGCATCCCGACCACCGCGCTGCGCTTCCAGCTGCCGGAAGAAGAACAGGAAAAACGGCGCAAGGAGGCCGCCAAGGCAGGCAAGGACGGCAAGCCCAGGCAGGTCGCCCCGCCCGCGGCGCCGGCCCCGTCCGTCGACGACGACGTGGCCTTCCGCACCGCCAGCGAAACCGCGCGCATGTTCAAGGTCTATCGGCTGGACAAGATGAACCAGCCGCAGCCCGTGGACATCCGCGCCGGCCTGTCGAACTTCCGCTACACCGAAGTGGTGTCGGGCGACCTGAAGGCGGGCGACCAGGTCGTCACGCGCACCCTGGCGAACCCCAAAGACGAGATGTGAGCGCCGTGACTTCTTCTCTGATCGATATCCGCGGCGTCACCAAGACCTATGTCAGCGGCAGCGTCGAGACCCGCGTGCTGCACGGGATCGACCTGCAGGTGGCGCGCGGCGACTTCGTCTCCATCATGGGCCAGTCCGGGTCGGGCAAGTCGACCCTGATGAACATCCTCGGCTGCCTCGACCAGGCCACCGGCGGCACTTACCTGCTCGACGGCGTCGACACGCTGTCGCTGTCGCGCGCCCAGCTGGCCGACATCCGCAACCGCGCCATCGGCTTCGTGTTCCAGAGCTTCAACCTGATCAAGCGCATGAGCGTGGCCGAGAACGTCGCGCTGCCGCTGATCTATGCGGGCTGGAGCCGCGGCAAGGCCCGCGCGCGCGCGCTGCAGGAACTCGAACGCGTCGGCCTGGGCGGCATGGCCGGGCGCACGCCGAACCAGCTCTCCGGCGGCCAGCAGCAGCGCGTGGCCATTGCCCGGGCGCTGGCCACCGATCCCCCCCTGCTGCTGGCGGACGAACCGACCGGCAACCTCGACACGCAGACCAGCGACGACATCATGTCCAGCTTCCAGCAACTGAACCGCGAGCGCGGCATCACCATCGTGCTCGTCACCCACGAGGCCGACGTGGCGGCCTACAGCCGCCGCCTGGTGCGCCTGAAGGACGGGCGCGTGCTGTACGACGGCCCGGCGGCCGAAGGCCTGCGCCAGCTGAACGCCAATCCGCACGCCAACCCGGCCGAGGTGAGCGCATGAACTTCATCCAGGTATTGATCGAATCCTTCCGCTCGATGGCGGCCAACCGCCTGCGCACCGCGCTGACCATGCTCGGCATCGTGATCGGCATCGCCTCGGTGGTGCTGCTGCTGGCGATCGGCGACAGCATGCAGCGCTTCATCGGCAAGGAACTGCAACAGCTGGGCACCAACATGCTCTACGTGTTCCCGGGGGGCGACCGCACCACCGCCCAGCGCGCCCGCGCCGGCGCGGTGCCCTCGCTGTCGACCATGGACGCGGCGGCCCTGAACGAATTGCCCAGCCTGACCGGCGCCGCGCCGGCCCTGCAGGGCAGCTTCAAGCTCAGCGCCGGCAACGAAAGCGCGAACAGCCAGGTCCTGGGGGTGACCCCGGCCATGTTCAAGATCCGCAACTGGAAGCTCGACCAGGGCAACCTGTTCAGCGAAGCCGACGTGCGCGCATCGAGCCGCATGGTGGTGATCGGCCAGAAGGTGGCGGACCAGTTCTTTTACAAGACCGACCCGCTCGGGCGCTACATCCGCATCGAGAACGTCGCCTTCCAGGTGATCGGCGTGCTGGCCGGCGAAGGCAAGCAGATCGACGGTTCGGATATCGCGGAACTGGTGCTGGTGCCGATCACGGCGGCCAGCGCCAACCTGATCAAGATGCCCTTCCCGCAGAACGTGCACTACATCGCGGCGCAGGGACGGCCCGACATGTCCTTGAAAGAAGCGGAAGAAGACATCAAGGAAACCCTGCGTGCGCGTCACCGCATCCGCCTCGACGATCCGGACGACTTCCGGCTGCAGAACATCGCCTCGTTCGCGGAAACAGCGAACAAGATCAGCGCCGGCGTGGCCCTGCTGCTCGGCCTGATCGGCGCGATCTCGCTGCTGGTGGGCGGCATCGGCATCATGAACATCATGCTGGTGTCGGTCACCGAGCGCACCCGCGAGATCGGCATCCGCATGGCGATCGGCGCGCGCCCGGGGGCGGTGCTGCTCCAGTTCCTGGCCGAATCGGTGGTGATCTGCGTGGCCGGCGGCCTGGTGGGCGTCCTGATCGCCATGGGTGGCGCGGCGGCGATCACGTCGACCGGCAAGTTCGATGTGTTCCTGACTTTCCAGGGAGTGCTGGTGGCCTGCGGGTTTGCGACGGCGGTGGGGGTGTTTTTTGGGTTCTATCCGGCGCGGCGGGCGTCGCGGCTGTTACCGGTGGACTGCCTGCGCTACGAGTGACGCGTTTCGCTTCCGGCGCGTGTGCGGCGCCGACATCCCCGTGATGTCGGCGATCCGCCTGTCGGTGCGCGAGTACGTGCTGTCGGACCCGGCCCGCGTGACCCTGCAGATGTACGAGGATTATCTCGACAGGGATGGGCGGGGCTGGGTGGCCGAGGTCGGCGGCGTGGTCGCCGCCTTCCGCTATGCCGACAGGGACCGGGCCTCGATCTGGGCGCTGTTCGTCAGCGTCGGTGTCCGAACCGCCATCCCCGCGCTAAGTCACGCGCTAATTCACGCGCTAATTCACGCGCTCATTCACGCGCGCAGGTCCGCACCACGCACCAGGGCCCGCCCCAGCTCCAGCAGCGCCTTCCCGACCTCCTCCTCCAGCTCCGGATACGACACCGGCTTCACCAGGTGCGCGTCGAAGCCGGCGGCGGCGGACTGGCGCCTGTCGCTGTCCTGGCCGTAACCCGACAGGGCGATCAGTACCGTGTCCGACAGCTCGGGGGCGCCGCGCACGGCGCAGGCCACGTCGTAGCCGCTCATCTTGCCGGGCAGGCCGATGTCGCAGACCACCACGTCGGGCCTGGCCTGGCGGATCAGCTCGAGGCCGGCGGCGCCGTCATACGCCGTGCTCACGGTATGGCCGCTGGCGCTGAACAGCAAGGAGAGCATTTCCAGGGCATCCTGGTTGTCGTCGATGGCGACGATGCGCAAGGCATCAAGCCGACCATGCACGCCGCCCGCGCCGCCGGGGCGGGCGGCCGCGGCGCGGATCGGCAGGCGCACCGTGAAGCGCGCGCCCAGCCCCGGTCCCGCGCTGTGCGCGCTCACCGTCCCGCCATGCAGCTCGGTCAAACCCTTGACCAGGGCCAGTCCCAGGCCGAGGCCGCCGCTGCTCCGGTCCAGGCCCTGGGCCGCCTGGATGAAAGGCAGGAACAGCGTCTCGACCAGTTCCGGCGCCATGCCCGCGCCGTCGTCCTCGACTTCCACCACGGCCTGGGGGCCGTCGGGCCCCGCCTGTTCGCCGACGTGCACGGTGATCCGGTTGCCCTGGTGGGTGAATTTCGCCGCATTGTGCAGCAGGTTGCCGACGATCTGCGCCAGCCGTGCGCCGTCGCCGTGGACCCAGAGCGGCGCATTCGCCACCGCGATGCGCAAGTCGACGCCGTTGGCCTGGACCGGGTCCCGGTAGTCCTCGGCGGTCTGCGTCACCACCCGCACGATGTCGCAGGGCGCGCAGCGCAGCTCGATCTTGCCGCGCGAAATGCGAGCGACGTCGAGCAGGTCGTCGACCAGGCGCGTGATGTGCGTGACCTGGCGCGCCATCGCCTCGGTGGCCCGCTTCAAGACCGGATTGCCCGGTTCGAACATCCGGAACAGGTCGACGGCGGCGCGGATCGGCGCCAGCGGGTTGCGCAGTTCGTGCGCCAGGATGGCGATGAAGTCGTCCTTGTTCCTGTCGGCCTGCCGCAGGGCCAGCTCGGCCTGCTTCTGGAGCGTGATGTCGACCTGTGCCACCACGGCGCCGCGGATGGCGCCGTGCTCGTCGTGGATGGGACGGGCGGACAGGGCGATGGTCTTGCGGGTGGCGGGCCGGTCGAACGGCGCGATCTCGACGATGTCGTTGTCGACGCTCTCCCCCTCGAGGGCGCGCGCCAGCGCCCAGTCGTGGGGCTGCAGGGGCTGGCCGTGGCGGGCCTGTCCGTCCGCCCACCAGCCCTGGTAGTGCGCGTACTGTTCCACGGTCTCGACCATGGGCAGGTTCAGGCCCCACAGTTCGCGGTTGGCCCGGTTGACCAGGATGATCCTGCCCCTGGTGTCGACCACCCCGATGCCGACCGGGGTCGCGTCGAGCACGGCGTCGAGCTGGCGCTGGCGCTGTTCGGCGGCTTCGGCAAGCTGGACCGCACGCCGCTCGTTGCTGAGCAGCTCCCTGGCCTGGCGCTTCTGCTCGGTGACGTCGCGGATTTCGATGATCGTGTACGCCGGCTCGCCGTTCCTGAAGATCGGGCTGGCGGCGCAGGCGACATCGAAAGTCGAGCCGTCCTTGCGGAAGAACAGGTCCTCGTGTGCGCGCACATCGAAGTTTTCCGGCAACGCGCGGTCGATCGGACAGTCTTCCATCGGATAGGGCCGGCCGTCCGGATGATGGTGATGGACCAGGTCATGCAGCGGCTGCGACGCGATCTCCTCGGCCGAATAGCCGGTCATGTCGAGCCAGGCCTTGTTGGCATAGATGCAGTAGCCGCGCCGGTCCATCATCGCGAAGCCCTGGGTCGAATTTTCGGCGATGGTTTTCGCCATCTCGCTGCTGTCCAGCAGGTCTTCTCCCGCTTCCGGCGATCGCGTCGGCTGCGTGAAGGCGGCGCCGGCATGCTGCTCGAGGGTGGCGGACCATTCGCGGACCTGGTCCAGGGTCACCGAGAATCGCGCGGCGAGTTCCTCGAGCGGCTGCTCTTGCCGAAGCGCCGCCAGGGCGACGGCCGCCTTGAAGGAAGCAGGATAGTAATGATGATCTGATCGCATGATGTCGTAGTCGGACCGCGGCGGCTAATCATGCAGTTTAACAAAGCTTTTGCCGGACCCCGCCACGCACGGGGAAGCGCGCCAGCCGTCGATGGCGGCGGGCCGCGCCGGCCTCACTGTCCGGCAGCGACGAGCGAGGCGCTTCCCCGAAGCCGCCGCTGCAGCACATCCTTGGCCACCGCAAGCGCCTGGTCCGGCGTCGCTGCGATATCCGGGGTGACGCCCACGCCTTCCCAATTGGTTCGGGTAATGGGGTTGATGACGCGGCGGCCGGCGATCGTCACATAGAAATGTTCGCCGATGCGATGAGGGCGCGCCGGGTTGGCGCCGCCCCAGGTCGGCTCGCCGACCACGGTGGCGCGCTTGAGTGCCTGCATGGTGTAGGCGAAGTCCTCGCCGGCGGACATCGTGCCCGGGCCGACCAGGATCATGACCGGCTTCTTGCCGCCGTAGCGCTTGCCGTCAAGCCTGTCCTGCGTCCAGTGCTGGATGGTGTTGCCGGTCTGGCGATCCCAGATGTCGTTGAGATGCGTGCGCTGGTCGACGAAATAGCTGATCAGGAGTGCCACCGATGCCGTTCCACCGCCGCCGTTGTCGCGCAGGTCGACGATCAGGCCGTCCGTATCGGCGAGTTGATTCATCGCCGCGGCGAACTTGTCGGCCACGAGGAATGGAGGAGGGAAACCGGCAATCTTCAGGTAGCCGATCCCGGGGCTCAGGTGTTCCACCTCTTCCACCCTTCGGTCGGCCATGTGGCGCATGATCATGCGCATGACGACGTTGTTGCGCTGCTCCCACGCCGCCTGCGTCTCCGGCGGCGGCAGGCCATCGTCGTCGGGCAGGACCAGGCCGGGTGCGAACCCCACTTCCATGTGTTTGTCCCGGGACACGCTCTGGAGGTCTTGCGTGAGCTGTTCCGCCAGTTGGTGGCCGTCGGTCATTGCATCGTACTTGCCCGCCTGCTGGCGCTGGCGCAGGAGCGTTTCGATCTGCCTGGCTTTATCGGGGAAGATGTAATGGCTGTTCATTTTCGCCACCAGCGTCTCGATGGCCTGCGAGCGCATCGCGCGATCGACCACCACTGTCGGCTTGGGTCGGAATTGTTGCCAGAGCACTTTCAAGATGGGCATGGTAAATACGACGAGCATCGTCAGCGCCAACACCGACGATATGACAATCCATTTCTTTTTCATTTTTGTCCTCTGCCTGTGACACGCAACTTGTATGTTTGACGGATGGAACAGAAGCGATGACTTCACCAATGAAGCAATGAAGTGGATTGAGAATAGCACAACAATTACCAATACCCAGCAAGATTTATTGCTTGCCGAATGAATGCAATCGAGGAGACTTTGTCACTGCTACCGTGCACGCGTGTAAGACCTGGCAGGCGCTTCCGCGCGAGCCGGCAAGCCGTCTGCAGGCGACAAGGTGGGAGGGAGGATTCAGGCCTGTCGGGCCTGGTGCAGTCTCAACAGGCAGCGGCCAACATCGCAGGGCAGATTGGCCGTGCTGGACGGATCGGCAAGGAAGCCCGCCAATACCGTTTCGTACAGCACCAGACTGCCCGCATAGCGCCGCTGGCGCATGGCTGCCGGGGAACGCAAGTGCTTGAGCGTGAAGTAATCGGCCAGCAGATCGCCCTGCGCTTCCATGTTGAAGTCGGCAAGTGTCTTGCCCGGCGCCAGATCGTAGTCGTAAGACAGTCCCAGGCGCACCGCGCCGCGCAGGCGCACCGCATATCCAAGCTGGTGTTGCCATACATGCGCCAGTTCGTGCATGAACCAATGCACCGCCGGCGGATCGCCACGCGTGTAATCGGGAAGAAAGCAGGAACGGTGGAAGTACATGCTGCCGTTCGGCGTCATGCAGCAGTTCTTCGGCTGGAAAGGCATGTAGCGCCGGCCGTGGACACGGACGCGGCTGTAGTCGATGGCGTCGCGAAACAGGCGCGACGCCATCGCGATCTCGCTCCCGGTCAGGGGACGAGAACGGGATCGCATCCTGGTACGCTCAGCCGACGCGCAGCGCGGCGGCCGCCTTCGCCAGTTCGGTGATCCCGGCCCAGTCGCCGGCAGCGATCAGGTCTTTCGGGGTCAGCCAGGAGCCGCCGACGCAGGCGACGTTCTTGCAGGCGAGGAACTTCGGCGCGGTCTCGATCGAGATGCCGCCGGTCGGGCAGAAGGTCATGTCCGGCAGCGGTCCGCCGATGGCATTGAGCATGCCGACACCGCCCGCCGGCACCGCCGGGAACAGTTTCAGCTGCCTGAAGCCCTGCTCGCGCGCGGCCATCACTTCGGACGGGGTCATCACGCCCGGCAGCAGCGGCAGGCCGCTCTTCCTGGCCGCCTCGATCAGCGCCGGGGTCAGGCCCGGCGAGACGCCGAACACGGCGCCCGCGTCGCGCGCGGCGGCGAATTCTTCCGGCTGGGTCAGGGTGCCGACGCCGACGATCGCGCCGTCGACCTGGCTCATGGCGCGAATCGCGCCCAGGCCGTGCTGCGTGCGCAGCGTCACTTCAAGTACGCGGATGCCGCCGGCCACCAGGGCCTTTGCCAAGGGAACGGCGTGCTCGGGATCGTCGATGGCGATGACGGGGATGACGCTCGCCGAGCGCATGATTTCAAGTAAGGTCATTTCTGGGTCCTAAAGAGAAAGTCTTCGTCGGAACCGGGCTGGACTTCATCGGTCTGGATGCCGTCGTGCAGCGGTACGGTGGTGTCAACCGGCGAGGGCAAGGGGAAGGTCGCCGCCCCCTCCTCCGCCGGGCTGGAATGGGAACGGAACATCGCGAACAGCTCGCGCCCCATCCCGATGTGGCTCTTCGACAGGTCGGCGCTCGCCATGCTGCGCGAAGCCCATACCTCGTCCGCCACCAGCGCCTCGAGCGAACCGGTGGTGGCGTCGACACGGATGATGTCGCCGTCGCGCACCAGGCCGAGCGGTCCGCCGGCCAGGATCTCGGGCGATACGTGGATCGCCGCCGGCACCTTGCCGGACGCGCCCGACATGCGGCCGTCGGTGACCATCGCCACCTTGAAGCCGGCGTCCTGCAGGTTCGACAGCGCCGGGGTCAGCGCGTGCAGTTCCGGCATGCCGTTGGCGCGCGGGCCCTGGAAGCGGATCACGGCCACGAAGTCGCGCTCGAGCTCGCCATTTTTATAGCGCTGCATGAAGTCTTCCTGCGAGTCGAAGGTGAGCGCCGGCGCTTCGATTACGTGGTATTCGGATTTCACCGCCGATATCTTCATCACGGCGCGGCCCAGGTTGCCCTGCACCAGCACCATGCCGCCATTGTTGGCGAACGGGTTGCCGGCCGGGCGCAGCACGGCTTCGTCGCCGCTCCTTGCCGGAACGTCGCGGAACACCACCTTGCCGTCCTCGCCCAGGAAGGGCTCCTTGCAGTGGGCGCGCAGGCCGTGGCCGAGGATGGTGTTGACGTCCTCGTGGGCCAGGCCGGCATCGAGCAGTTCGCGGATCACGAAGCCCGGGCCGCCGGCGGCCTGGAAGTGGTTCACGTCGGCTTCGCCGTTCGGGTAAATGCGGGTCAGCGAAGGCACCACTTTCGACAGCTCGTCGAAGTCGTTCCAGTCGACCACGATGCCCGCGGCGCGCGCGATGGCGATCAGGTGCAGGGTGTGGTTGGTGGAGCCGCCGGTCGCGTGCAGTGCGACGATGGCGTTGACGATGCTCTTCTCGTCGACGATGCGGCCGATCGGCATGTATTGGCCACCCTGCTGGGAGATCGCCACCGCCTGCTGGCTTGCCGCGCGGGTCAGCGCATCGCGCAGCGGCGTGCCCGGGGTGATGAAGGCGGCGCCCGGCATGTGCAGGCCCATCATTTCCATCAGCATCTGGTTGCTGTTGGCGGTGCCGTAGAAGGTGCAGGTGCCGGCGCCGTGGTACGAGGCCGACTCGCCCGCCAGCAGTTCCTCGCGGGTGGCTTCGCCCTTGGCGTAGCGCTGGCGAATGGCCGCCTTTTCCTTGTTCGAGATACCGGAGGTCATCGGGCCGCCCGGCACGAAAATGCCCGGGATGTGGCCGAAGTGCAGCGCGCCGATCAAGAGGCCCGGCACGATCTTGTCGCAGATGCCCAGGTACAGGGCCGCATCGAACATGTTGTGCGACATCGCGACGGCGGTGGCCATGGCGATGGTGTCGCGCGAGAACAGCGACAGTTCCATGCCCGGCTGGCCCTGGGTCACGCCGTCGCACATGGCCGGCACGCCGCCCGCGAACTGGGCCACGGCGTCGACTTCGCGCACGGCGTCCTTGATCAGCTGCGGATAGGTTTCGAAGGGCTGGTGCGCCGACAGCATGTCGTTATACGACGAGACGATGGCGACCGACGACTTCTTGTATTCCTTCAGCTTGAGCTTGTCGTTGGCCGGAAAGGCGGCGAAGCCGTGCGCCAGGTTGGTGCACGACAGCGCGCCGCGCTGCACGCCCTGCATGCGGGCCGCCTCCATGTGCGCAAGGTAGGCCGCGCGCGAGGGACGGCTGCGTTGGATGATCCGCTTGGTTACCTGTTCGACTACGGGGTGCAGCGCCATGATCGTTCCTTCGTAAATTTAGTATCTGAAATTTTACTACAGATTTTGATGGGATGCAGGCAAGCTGGCATCAAGCGCTCGGGCAGTGCGCCGCCCAGCCCGGCATATCGACCGTCTTTTGTAGGGTGGGCGGGTCTCCCCCCCACGCGTTCGACGCCACGATGCGCACCACGCGACGCCTCGATATGTCCACGTTGGCTGAACGCGTGGGCGGGGAACCCGCCCACCCTACAGAAAATCTGGCAAGTTTTTATGTAGTGAATTTACGCACGCTTCCTGTATTATTCGCTAATCTGTCATTGCCAACATTGTCTCATCGATACCGACCCCATGCGCACGCCTTCCTTGACCAGCACCGCCAGCTTCCAGGCCCTCGAAAACCACGCCCTCGATGCCGAAGACTGGGAGATGCGCAGCCTCTTCGCCGCCGATCCCCAGCGCTTCGCGCGCATGTCGATCGAGGCCGCGGGGCTGTTCCTAGACTATTCAAAAAATCGCCTCGACGGGCGCACGCTTGAACTGCTGGCGGCGCTGGCGCGCGAGCGTGGCGTGGAGGCGCGCCGCGACGCCATGTTCGCGGGCGAACGCATCAACAATACCGAGAACCGCGCCGTGCTGCACACCGCCCTGCGCGCCCCGCGCGGCAGCACCCTCGTGGTCGACGGCCAGGACGTGAATGCCGACGTGCACGCGGTGCTCGACCGCGTCCGCAGCTTCACCGACGCCGTGCGCAGCGGCGAATGGCTGGGCCATACCGGCAAGCCGATCACCGACATCGTCAACATCGGCATCGGCGGCTCGGACCTGGGTCCGAAGATGGCCGTGCTGGCCCTGCGCCACTACACCCACCCGCGCCTTCGCATGCATTTCGTGTCGAACGTCGACGGCCACGACATTGATGCGGCGCTCATGCAGGTCGATCCGGAAACCACGCTGTTCATCGTCGCCTCCAAGACCTTCACCACCGCCGAGACCATGATGAACGCGCAGACCGCGCGCAGCTGGTTCCTCGATCGTGCTCCCGAGGAAGCCCTGGCGAAACACTTCGTCGCCGTCTCGACCAATGTCGAGGCCATCAAGACCTTCGGCATCGACCCGGACAACATGTTCCCGTTCTGGGACTGGGTCGGCGGGCGTTACTCGGTGTGGTCGGCGATCGGCCTGTCGGTCGCGCTGGCGGTGGGCTTCGGCTATTTTTCCGACTTCCTGGCCGGCGCCCACGAGATGGACCAGCATTTCCTGAGCGCGCCGGTCGAGCAGAACATGCCGATGCTGCTGGCCCTGGTCGGCTTCTGGAACCGCGAATTCCTCGATGCGCATTCGGTGACCATCGCCCCCTACCACCAGGACCTGAGCCGCTTCCCGGCCTACCTGCAGCAGCTCGACATGGAGAGCAACGGCAAATCGGTCACGCGCGAGGGCGAGCCGGTCGACACCCCGACCTGCCCGGCGATCTGGGGCGAGCCCGGCACCAACGGCCAGCATGCCTATTTCCAGCTGCTGCACCAGGGCACCGACCTGACCCCGATCGACTTCATCGCCGCGCTGCGCCCGGCGCACGAGATGGAGCAGCACCATACGGCCCTGCTGGCGAACTGCTTCGCCCAGTCGGAAG includes:
- a CDS encoding oxidative damage protection protein, encoding MARTVQCIKLNKEAEGLDFPPVPGEMGKKLYLSVSKEAWQAWLKHQTMLINENRLNLADDRARKYLATQMERHFFGDGAADQAQGYVPPPA
- the rpiA gene encoding ribose-5-phosphate isomerase RpiA yields the protein MTQDELKQAVARAAIDYVVDGEIIGVGTGSTANFFIDELARIKDRIKGTVASSEATASRLRGHGIPVFDLNEVSAMAVYVDGADEITASGAMIKGGGAALTREKIVASVAKKFVCIADGSKLVENLGKFPLPVEVIPMARAVVMRKLAELGGQPRLRTRAGSDDAFITDNGGEIIDVVGLSIVDPVAMEEKINQIVGVIAVGLFAKAGADVCLLGTPDGVKTLTF
- a CDS encoding efflux RND transporter periplasmic adaptor subunit, translating into MKLFTKKRVAIAAGVIVVGGAAAAWMMPKGEPEIPPSKYRTAAVDVGAINQTVTATGTINPVALVNVGSQVSGTVVELNADFNDRVRKGQVLLKLDPTIFNAQIRQAEASRASSLANLRLAEANYRRNQQLVTQSFVSSVALDGSRREMDVARANVQLADAQLARAQADLNNSVIRSPIDGVIIKRTIDLGQTVAASFNTPNLFQIARDLTKMQIDTSVSEADVGSLKDGLPARFVVDAYPDREFHATMRQFRLAANVVQNVVTYNVVLDVDNRDEMLKPGMTAQVRLVVDKRDKVLRIPTTALRFQLPEEEQEKRRKEAAKAGKDGKPRQVAPPAAPAPSVDDDVAFRTASETARMFKVYRLDKMNQPQPVDIRAGLSNFRYTEVVSGDLKAGDQVVTRTLANPKDEM
- a CDS encoding ABC transporter ATP-binding protein — translated: MTSSLIDIRGVTKTYVSGSVETRVLHGIDLQVARGDFVSIMGQSGSGKSTLMNILGCLDQATGGTYLLDGVDTLSLSRAQLADIRNRAIGFVFQSFNLIKRMSVAENVALPLIYAGWSRGKARARALQELERVGLGGMAGRTPNQLSGGQQQRVAIARALATDPPLLLADEPTGNLDTQTSDDIMSSFQQLNRERGITIVLVTHEADVAAYSRRLVRLKDGRVLYDGPAAEGLRQLNANPHANPAEVSA
- a CDS encoding ABC transporter permease; translation: MAANRLRTALTMLGIVIGIASVVLLLAIGDSMQRFIGKELQQLGTNMLYVFPGGDRTTAQRARAGAVPSLSTMDAAALNELPSLTGAAPALQGSFKLSAGNESANSQVLGVTPAMFKIRNWKLDQGNLFSEADVRASSRMVVIGQKVADQFFYKTDPLGRYIRIENVAFQVIGVLAGEGKQIDGSDIAELVLVPITAASANLIKMPFPQNVHYIAAQGRPDMSLKEAEEDIKETLRARHRIRLDDPDDFRLQNIASFAETANKISAGVALLLGLIGAISLLVGGIGIMNIMLVSVTERTREIGIRMAIGARPGAVLLQFLAESVVICVAGGLVGVLIAMGGAAAITSTGKFDVFLTFQGVLVACGFATAVGVFFGFYPARRASRLLPVDCLRYE